In Pseudomonas lalkuanensis, the following are encoded in one genomic region:
- a CDS encoding endonuclease domain-containing protein yields MERLEFARQLRAEQTDAERTLWHCLRNRQLAGMKFRRQQPLGLYFADFYCHELKLVIELDGGQHVDNAQDATRDAWLNAQGYRVLRFWNHDVLGQTDVVLEAIWQMISKSKHADAPSPPAPLPKGEG; encoded by the coding sequence ATGGAAAGGCTCGAGTTCGCCAGACAGCTCAGGGCAGAGCAGACGGATGCGGAGCGCACGTTATGGCATTGCCTACGCAACAGGCAGTTGGCAGGGATGAAGTTTCGGCGACAACAACCGCTGGGGCTGTACTTCGCCGATTTCTACTGTCACGAGTTGAAGCTCGTCATTGAGCTCGATGGCGGCCAGCATGTCGACAATGCACAGGACGCCACGCGAGATGCCTGGCTCAATGCGCAGGGGTATCGCGTTCTGCGTTTCTGGAATCATGACGTGCTGGGACAGACGGACGTGGTGCTGGAAGCAATCTGGCAGATGATCTCAAAATCGAAGCATGCCGATGCCCCCTCACCCCCGGCCCCTCTCCCTAAGGGCGAGGGGTGA
- the cobD gene encoding threonine-phosphate decarboxylase CobD, translating into MLEHGGRLRAAARHYGIAEADWLDLSTGIAPYGWDLPPIPAAAWARLPELEDGLEEAARRYYGCASLLPVAGSQAAIQALPRLRERSRVGVISPCYAEHAHAWRREGHELEALDAQTAERELERFDVLLVVNPNNPTGQRLDRQTLLEWRARLAEKGGWLLVDEAFMDCTPQESLAGDCPLPGLVVLRSFGKFFGLAGIRLGFVLAEPQLLQRLEEWLGPWAVSGPARALARALLQDQAGQARQREALLRDGQRLESLLRDCGLPTSGGTALFQRLLRDDAQALHEFLAARGILTRLFETPASLRFGLPPDEAGWERLGRGLIDYTKERP; encoded by the coding sequence TTGCTTGAACATGGCGGACGGCTGCGCGCAGCGGCGCGGCACTACGGCATAGCCGAGGCCGACTGGCTCGATCTCTCTACCGGCATCGCGCCCTATGGCTGGGACTTGCCACCCATTCCGGCAGCCGCCTGGGCGCGCCTGCCCGAACTGGAAGACGGACTGGAAGAGGCGGCCCGGCGTTACTACGGCTGTGCCTCCCTGCTGCCGGTGGCCGGTTCCCAGGCGGCGATCCAGGCCCTGCCGCGCCTGCGTGAGCGCAGCCGGGTAGGGGTGATCTCGCCTTGCTACGCCGAGCACGCCCACGCCTGGCGCCGCGAAGGCCATGAGCTGGAAGCGCTGGATGCACAAACCGCCGAGCGCGAACTGGAACGATTCGACGTGCTGCTGGTGGTCAACCCGAACAACCCCACCGGCCAGCGCCTTGACCGGCAGACCCTGCTGGAGTGGCGGGCACGGCTGGCGGAGAAGGGCGGCTGGCTGCTGGTGGACGAAGCCTTCATGGACTGCACGCCGCAGGAAAGCCTGGCCGGGGATTGCCCGTTGCCGGGGCTCGTGGTGCTGCGTTCCTTCGGCAAGTTCTTCGGCCTGGCGGGTATCCGCCTGGGCTTCGTGCTGGCCGAGCCGCAGCTGCTGCAGCGGCTCGAAGAGTGGCTTGGCCCCTGGGCGGTGAGCGGTCCGGCGCGCGCTCTGGCCAGGGCTCTGCTGCAGGATCAGGCGGGTCAGGCCCGGCAGCGGGAAGCCCTGTTGCGGGACGGCCAGCGCCTGGAGAGCCTGTTGCGCGACTGTGGTCTGCCAACCAGTGGCGGCACGGCGTTGTTCCAGCGCCTGCTGCGTGACGACGCGCAGGCCCTGCACGAATTCCTCGCCGCTCGCGGCATCCTCACCCGGCTGTTCGAAACGCCGGCCAGCCTGCGCTTTGGCCTGCCGCCGGACGAGGCCGGCTGGGAGCGGCTCGGCCGGGGCCTGATCGACTACACCAAGGAGCGTCCATGA
- the bluB gene encoding 5,6-dimethylbenzimidazole synthase, whose translation MSEHAFSLDERAAVYRAITERRDMRHFSGGEVAPELLARLLEAAHQAPSVGLMQPWRFIRVTANELRESIHALVEAERVRTAEALGERSDEFMRLKVEGIRDCAVLLVAALMDGREAHVFGRRTLPEMDLASLSCAIQNLWLAARAEGLGMGWVSLFDPEALAELLGMPEGSKPLAVLCLGPVTGFYPAPMLALEGWAQPRALAELVFENQWGQRP comes from the coding sequence ATGAGCGAACACGCCTTCAGCCTTGATGAGCGCGCGGCGGTCTACCGGGCCATCACCGAGCGCCGCGACATGCGCCACTTCAGCGGCGGCGAGGTAGCCCCCGAGCTGCTTGCGCGCTTGCTGGAGGCGGCCCACCAGGCGCCCAGCGTCGGCCTGATGCAGCCCTGGCGTTTTATCCGCGTCACCGCCAATGAGCTGCGGGAAAGTATCCACGCCCTGGTGGAAGCCGAGCGGGTACGCACCGCCGAAGCCCTGGGCGAACGCTCCGACGAATTCATGCGGCTCAAGGTGGAAGGCATCCGCGACTGCGCCGTACTGCTGGTGGCGGCCCTGATGGATGGCCGCGAAGCCCACGTGTTCGGCCGCCGCACCCTGCCGGAAATGGACCTTGCGTCGCTTTCCTGCGCCATCCAGAACCTCTGGCTGGCGGCCCGCGCCGAAGGCCTGGGGATGGGCTGGGTGTCGCTGTTCGATCCTGAGGCCCTGGCCGAACTGCTGGGGATGCCCGAGGGCAGCAAGCCGCTCGCCGTGCTCTGCCTGGGGCCGGTGACCGGTTTCTACCCGGCGCCCATGCTCGCGCTCGAAGGCTGGGCCCAGCCGCGTGCGCTGGCCGAGCTGGTCTTCGAGAACCAATGGGGGCAGCGTCCATGA
- a CDS encoding cobyric acid synthase, translating to MNTLMVQGTTSDAGKSTLVTALCRWLKRQGLAVAPFKPQNMALNSAVTADGGEIGRAQAVQAQACGLAPHTDMNPVLLKPNTDIGAQVIIHGRAVTSMNAAAYHDYKKVAMAAVLESHQRLCSQYSVVMVEGAGSPAEINLRANDIANMGFAEAVDCPVILVADIDRGGVFAHLVGTLELLSESEQARVKGFVINRFRGDIALLKPGLDWLEQRTGKPVLGVLPYLTDFHLEAEDAIDQRQAAKSGDVLRVAVPVLPRISNHTDFDPLRLHPQVQLSFVAPGQPIPPADLIILPGSKSVRADLARLREHGWDQAVQRHLRYGGKVLGICGGYQMLGRSIADPHGLEGPAGESAGLALLDVDTVLEPEKQLRNVSGRLLPDGAALSGYEIHAGVTTGAGLENPAVMLDDDRADGALSADGQVMGTYLHGLFESSGATAAILRWAGLSVVQSVDYHALRERDIDRLADQVEQHLDTGRLRSLCGLSL from the coding sequence ATGAACACCCTGATGGTGCAGGGCACCACCTCCGATGCTGGCAAGAGCACCCTGGTGACGGCGCTGTGTCGCTGGCTCAAGCGCCAGGGTTTGGCAGTGGCGCCCTTCAAACCGCAGAACATGGCGCTGAACAGCGCGGTGACAGCCGACGGTGGCGAGATCGGTCGTGCCCAGGCGGTTCAGGCCCAGGCTTGCGGCTTGGCGCCGCACACCGACATGAACCCGGTGCTGCTCAAGCCCAATACGGATATCGGTGCCCAGGTGATCATCCATGGCCGCGCCGTCACCAGCATGAATGCCGCCGCCTATCACGACTACAAGAAGGTCGCGATGGCGGCGGTGCTGGAATCCCATCAGCGCCTTTGCAGCCAGTATTCCGTGGTCATGGTCGAGGGCGCCGGCTCGCCCGCGGAGATCAACCTGCGGGCCAACGACATCGCCAACATGGGCTTCGCCGAGGCAGTGGACTGCCCGGTGATCCTGGTCGCCGACATCGACCGCGGCGGCGTCTTCGCCCATCTGGTGGGCACCCTGGAACTCCTCTCGGAAAGCGAGCAGGCACGGGTGAAGGGCTTCGTCATCAACCGTTTCAGGGGCGACATCGCGCTGCTCAAGCCGGGGCTGGACTGGCTGGAACAGCGCACCGGCAAACCGGTGCTGGGCGTGCTGCCCTATCTCACCGACTTCCACCTGGAAGCCGAGGACGCCATCGACCAGCGCCAGGCCGCCAAGTCCGGCGATGTACTGCGGGTGGCGGTGCCGGTGCTGCCGCGCATCAGCAACCACACCGACTTCGACCCCCTGCGCCTGCATCCGCAGGTGCAACTCAGCTTCGTCGCCCCCGGCCAGCCCATTCCGCCGGCGGACCTGATCATCCTGCCCGGCTCCAAGAGCGTGCGCGCCGACCTCGCGCGGCTGCGTGAACACGGCTGGGACCAGGCCGTGCAGCGTCACCTGCGCTATGGCGGCAAGGTGCTGGGCATCTGCGGCGGCTACCAGATGCTTGGCCGCAGCATTGCCGACCCCCACGGCCTGGAAGGCCCGGCAGGGGAGAGCGCCGGTCTCGCCTTGCTGGACGTGGATACCGTGCTGGAGCCGGAGAAGCAGCTGCGCAACGTCAGCGGCCGCCTGCTGCCGGACGGCGCGGCATTGAGCGGCTATGAGATCCATGCTGGCGTCACCACCGGTGCGGGCCTGGAAAATCCCGCCGTGATGCTGGACGACGACCGTGCCGACGGCGCGCTAAGCGCAGATGGCCAGGTCATGGGCACCTACCTGCATGGCCTGTTCGAATCGTCCGGCGCCACTGCCGCCATTCTCCGTTGGGCCGGACTTTCCGTCGTGCAGTCGGTGGACTACCACGCCCTGCGCGAACGCGACATCGATCGTCTGGCCGACCAGGTGGAGCAGCACCTGGATACAGGGAGGCTGCGATCACTGTGCGGACTCTCTCTGTAG
- the cobC gene encoding alpha-ribazole phosphatase family protein, which yields MKLDLLRHGETALGGGFRGSLDDALTETGWAQMRAGIEGAGSWDVLVSSPLQRCAAFARELEARLGLPLSFEADLRELHFGQWEGRSAAQLMEDHAEGLGLFWNDPYSYTPPDGETLLDFETRVLAAGERLRARFAGKRVLLVTHGGVIRILVARARQLPRSQLMQVEVAHGELFHLAFDEHGLREHP from the coding sequence ATGAAGCTCGATCTCCTGCGCCACGGTGAAACCGCGCTGGGCGGCGGCTTTCGCGGCAGCCTGGACGACGCCCTGACCGAAACCGGCTGGGCGCAGATGCGCGCCGGCATCGAGGGTGCGGGCTCCTGGGATGTGCTGGTGAGCTCGCCCTTGCAGCGTTGCGCCGCGTTCGCTCGCGAGCTCGAAGCGCGACTCGGCCTGCCGTTGAGTTTCGAGGCCGACCTGCGCGAGTTGCACTTCGGCCAGTGGGAGGGCCGTAGCGCGGCGCAGCTCATGGAGGACCATGCCGAAGGCCTGGGGCTGTTCTGGAACGATCCCTACAGCTACACGCCACCGGACGGTGAAACCCTGCTGGATTTCGAAACACGGGTGCTGGCTGCTGGCGAGCGCCTGCGAGCGCGCTTCGCCGGCAAGCGGGTGCTGCTGGTCACCCACGGCGGGGTGATCCGCATCCTGGTGGCCCGTGCCCGGCAACTGCCGCGTAGCCAGTTGATGCAAGTGGAGGTCGCCCACGGCGAGCTGTTCCACCTGGCCTTCGACGAACACGGCCTGCGGGAACACCCATGA
- the cobT gene encoding nicotinate-nucleotide--dimethylbenzimidazole phosphoribosyltransferase has translation MTSLHWWQAPCQPLDPVARAKAQARQDQLTKPRGALGQLEDLAIVLAAQQGRERPAIDRPWFAVFAGDHGVVEEGVSAYPQAVTGEMLRNFVRGGAAISVLAKSLGATLELVDLGTALPLEPLPGVLHLQVGAGTANFAREPAMTAAQCLIALQAGRSSVERALGAGADLYVGGEMGIGNTTTASALACALLELPATALAGPGTGLDGKGVAHKILVIEHALALHRKECDSPQETLRRLGGFEVAALTGAYLACAQLGLPALVDGFICSVAALCAVRLNPACREWLLFSHRSAEPGHVAVLAALEAQPLLDLGLRLGEGSGAAIALPLLRLACDLHGGMATFAEASVSDRPA, from the coding sequence ATGACTTCACTGCATTGGTGGCAGGCGCCCTGCCAGCCGCTCGATCCGGTCGCCCGCGCCAAGGCCCAGGCTCGCCAGGACCAGTTGACCAAGCCCCGTGGCGCCCTCGGGCAGCTGGAAGACCTGGCCATCGTCCTGGCCGCCCAGCAAGGGCGTGAACGCCCCGCCATCGACCGCCCCTGGTTCGCCGTGTTCGCGGGTGACCACGGCGTGGTGGAAGAGGGTGTGTCCGCCTACCCGCAGGCCGTGACCGGCGAGATGCTGCGCAACTTCGTCCGTGGCGGCGCCGCCATCAGCGTGTTGGCCAAGAGCCTCGGTGCCACCCTGGAGCTGGTGGACCTGGGCACCGCACTGCCGCTGGAACCGCTGCCGGGTGTGCTGCACCTGCAGGTCGGGGCCGGTACGGCGAACTTCGCCCGTGAGCCGGCGATGACCGCCGCCCAGTGCCTGATCGCCCTGCAGGCGGGGCGTTCGAGTGTAGAGCGTGCGCTGGGTGCCGGTGCCGACCTCTATGTCGGCGGCGAGATGGGCATCGGCAACACCACCACCGCCAGTGCCCTGGCCTGTGCCCTGCTGGAGCTGCCGGCCACTGCGCTGGCCGGGCCCGGTACCGGGCTGGATGGCAAGGGCGTGGCGCACAAGATCCTGGTGATCGAGCACGCCCTGGCCTTGCACCGCAAGGAATGCGACAGCCCGCAGGAAACCCTGCGCCGCCTCGGCGGCTTCGAAGTGGCGGCGTTGACCGGCGCCTACCTCGCCTGCGCCCAACTGGGCCTGCCAGCCCTGGTGGATGGCTTCATCTGCAGCGTGGCGGCGCTCTGTGCCGTGCGCCTGAACCCCGCGTGCCGCGAATGGCTGCTGTTTTCCCATCGTTCCGCCGAGCCCGGCCATGTCGCCGTGCTCGCGGCGCTGGAAGCGCAACCGCTGCTGGACCTGGGCCTGCGCCTGGGTGAAGGCAGTGGTGCGGCCATCGCCCTGCCGCTGCTGCGCCTGGCCTGCGACCTGCACGGCGGCATGGCCACCTTCGCCGAAGCTTCCGTGTCGGACCGCCCGGCATGA
- a CDS encoding MarR family winged helix-turn-helix transcriptional regulator, whose product MLPTQCLCTKLRRATRNVTRLYDDALEGVGVNVAQYSLLKNLTRLDQPSITSLAEALGLDRSTLGRNLKVLEGKGLVHLEGGEDQRNRLVSLTPAGRACLDEALQAWEQVQVRLGQRIGLEKRAELMALLDDLEHIG is encoded by the coding sequence ATGTTGCCGACCCAGTGCCTCTGTACCAAGCTGCGCCGTGCCACGCGAAACGTGACCCGGCTTTACGACGATGCCCTCGAGGGCGTCGGGGTGAACGTCGCCCAGTATTCGCTGTTGAAGAACCTGACGCGGTTGGACCAGCCCAGCATCACCAGCCTGGCGGAAGCCCTGGGGCTGGATCGCAGTACATTGGGGCGCAATCTCAAGGTGCTCGAAGGCAAGGGGCTGGTACACCTGGAAGGTGGCGAGGACCAGCGCAATCGCCTGGTTTCCCTGACGCCGGCCGGGCGCGCCTGCCTCGATGAGGCGCTGCAGGCCTGGGAACAGGTGCAGGTGCGGCTGGGGCAGCGCATAGGGCTGGAGAAGCGGGCGGAGCTGATGGCGCTGCTGGATGATCTGGAACATATCGGCTGA
- a CDS encoding acyl-CoA dehydrogenase C-terminal domain-containing protein — protein MPSYKAPLRDMRFLLNEVFDFPAHYRALANGGEATPDMVEAILGECARLCEEVIAPLYHSGDEEGCHLENGEVRTPKGFKEAYDAYVAGGWQGLSHPVEYGGQGLPMSLGALKQEMLGTANWPFSMYPGLSLGAMNTLMQHGTEEQKQTYLVPLTEGRWGGTMCLTEPQCGTDLGQVKTRAQANPDGSYALTGTKIFISSGEHDLTENIVHIVLARLPDAPKGTRGISLFIVPKFLPADGGPGPRNGVSCGALEKKMGIKASSTCVMNFDGATGFLIGPPNKGLECMFTFMNSARIGTAIQGVATAELAYQGALAYARERRSMRALSGTKEPGSVADPLMVHGDVRRMLLTQKAVAEGGRALVYLATQYADRMIEGILHKDERQYAHWDDKLGFLTPILKGCLTELGLESANLGMQVFGGHGYIREHGMEQIVRDARIATLYEGTTGIQALDLLGRKVLLMTRGKAVRDFTGQIARFAVDLLKTQPAMRGRALVLLKLAAEWNWLTLRIALRARKDRDLVSTASHDFLMYSGYAALAYAWALQEHAARQRLRDGGAESTDFYRAKLATSDFYFARLLPRAKGHAAAMLKPTGSVMGLASEHFVFE, from the coding sequence ATGCCCAGCTACAAAGCCCCGCTGCGCGACATGCGCTTCCTGCTCAACGAAGTCTTCGACTTTCCCGCCCACTATCGCGCCCTGGCCAACGGTGGCGAGGCCACGCCGGACATGGTCGAAGCCATCCTCGGCGAATGCGCGCGGCTCTGCGAAGAAGTGATCGCCCCGCTCTATCACAGTGGCGACGAGGAAGGCTGCCACCTGGAGAACGGCGAAGTACGCACGCCCAAAGGCTTCAAGGAAGCCTACGACGCCTACGTGGCCGGTGGCTGGCAAGGCCTGTCGCACCCGGTGGAGTACGGCGGCCAGGGCCTGCCCATGAGCCTGGGCGCCTTGAAGCAGGAAATGCTCGGCACCGCCAACTGGCCCTTCTCCATGTACCCCGGCCTCTCCCTGGGTGCGATGAACACCCTGATGCAGCACGGCACCGAGGAGCAGAAGCAGACCTACCTGGTACCCCTGACCGAAGGCCGCTGGGGCGGCACCATGTGCCTCACCGAACCCCAGTGCGGCACCGACCTGGGCCAGGTGAAGACCCGTGCCCAGGCCAATCCCGATGGCAGCTATGCCCTGACCGGCACCAAGATCTTCATCTCTTCCGGCGAGCACGACCTGACCGAAAACATCGTGCACATCGTCCTCGCCCGCCTGCCGGACGCGCCCAAGGGCACCCGTGGCATCTCCCTGTTCATCGTGCCCAAGTTCCTCCCTGCCGACGGGGGGCCCGGTCCGCGCAACGGCGTGAGCTGCGGCGCGCTGGAGAAGAAGATGGGCATCAAGGCGTCCAGCACCTGCGTGATGAACTTCGACGGCGCCACCGGCTTTCTCATCGGCCCGCCGAACAAGGGCCTGGAATGCATGTTCACCTTCATGAACAGCGCCCGCATCGGCACCGCCATCCAGGGCGTGGCCACCGCCGAACTGGCTTACCAGGGCGCCCTGGCCTACGCCCGCGAACGCCGCTCGATGCGCGCACTGTCCGGCACCAAGGAGCCCGGATCGGTGGCCGACCCGCTGATGGTCCACGGCGACGTGCGGCGCATGCTGCTGACCCAGAAGGCCGTGGCCGAGGGTGGCCGAGCGCTGGTCTACCTCGCCACCCAGTACGCCGACCGCATGATCGAAGGCATCCTGCACAAGGACGAACGCCAGTACGCCCACTGGGACGACAAACTTGGCTTCCTCACCCCCATCCTCAAGGGCTGCCTGACCGAACTGGGCCTGGAAAGCGCGAACCTCGGCATGCAGGTGTTCGGCGGCCATGGCTACATCCGCGAGCACGGCATGGAGCAGATCGTCCGCGACGCGCGCATCGCCACCCTCTACGAAGGCACCACCGGCATCCAGGCCCTCGACCTGCTGGGCCGCAAGGTGTTGCTGATGACCCGGGGCAAGGCCGTGCGCGACTTCACCGGCCAGATCGCCCGCTTCGCCGTGGACCTGCTGAAGACCCAACCCGCCATGCGCGGCCGCGCCCTGGTGTTGCTGAAGCTTGCGGCCGAGTGGAACTGGCTGACCCTGCGCATCGCCCTGCGCGCCCGCAAGGACCGCGACCTGGTAAGCACCGCCAGCCACGATTTCCTGATGTACTCCGGCTACGCCGCGCTGGCCTATGCCTGGGCCCTCCAGGAGCACGCCGCCCGGCAACGACTGCGCGACGGCGGTGCGGAATCAACCGACTTCTACCGCGCCAAGCTGGCCACCAGCGACTTCTACTTCGCCCGCCTGCTCCCCCGCGCCAAGGGACACGCAGCAGCGATGCTGAAGCCGACGGGGTCGGTGATGGGGCTGGCGAGTGAGCATTTTGTGTTTGAGTAG
- a CDS encoding adenosylcobinamide-GDP ribazoletransferase: protein MTPLLIALQFLTRLPVRLPGMPEPRLIGRSLLWYPLVGVLIGALLLAGAWLLEGRPVLLSSALLLTLWVGLSGGLHLDGLADTADAWVGGYGDRERTLTIMKDPRSGPIAVAVLVVVLLLKFAALAALLQTGQWLPLLLAPWLARGMLPLLFLTTPYVRSGGLGQALAEYLPRRELPLWLGGQAVVMLVLGWAAWIALVMALVVFAWLRGRFVQRLGGTTGDTAGAMVEIVEVGVLVGVAIALA from the coding sequence ATGACGCCGTTGCTGATCGCCCTGCAGTTCCTCACCCGCCTGCCCGTGCGTCTGCCGGGCATGCCGGAGCCACGGCTGATCGGCCGTTCGCTGCTCTGGTATCCGCTGGTCGGTGTGCTGATCGGCGCCTTGTTGCTGGCGGGCGCCTGGCTGCTGGAGGGCCGCCCGGTCTTGCTGTCGTCCGCACTCTTGCTGACGCTCTGGGTGGGATTGTCCGGCGGCCTGCATCTGGACGGTCTGGCCGATACGGCGGACGCCTGGGTGGGTGGCTACGGCGATCGTGAACGCACCCTGACCATCATGAAGGACCCCCGCAGCGGCCCCATCGCCGTGGCCGTGCTGGTGGTGGTGCTGTTGCTCAAGTTCGCCGCCCTGGCTGCGCTGTTACAGACGGGACAGTGGCTGCCCCTGCTACTGGCCCCCTGGCTGGCGCGCGGCATGTTGCCGCTGCTTTTCCTCACCACCCCCTACGTGCGTTCGGGCGGCCTTGGCCAGGCGCTGGCCGAATACCTGCCGCGCCGGGAACTGCCGCTGTGGCTGGGTGGGCAGGCGGTGGTGATGCTGGTGCTCGGTTGGGCAGCGTGGATTGCGTTGGTGATGGCGCTGGTTGTCTTCGCGTGGCTGCGTGGTCGGTTCGTCCAGCGGCTGGGGGGGACGACCGGGGATACGGCGGGGGCGATGGTGGAGATTGTGGAGGTGGGGGTGTTGGTGGGGGTGGCGATTGCGCTGGCCTGA
- the cbiB gene encoding adenosylcobinamide-phosphate synthase CbiB: MSLGLFTLGAVALDALLGEPKGWHPLVAFGKFANRLERRFNPGGRGWRSHGVSAWVLAVLPLTFGAWLLSELPYIGWLVGVIALYAAIGLRSLNEHAEPVANALQMGDLPEARKRVGYMVSRETRELDESAVARAATESVLENGSDAVFAALFWFAVAGAPGVVLYRLSNTLDAMWGYRNERFERFGWAAARIDDVLNYIPARLVALTYALLGKTALALRCWRQQAPQWDSPNAGPVMAAGAGALGVALGGPAVYHGELHQRPVLGEGPAARAQDIGRAMDLVRQGVMLWLAALFIGGWFLA, from the coding sequence ATGAGCCTGGGACTGTTCACCCTGGGGGCGGTGGCGCTGGACGCCCTGCTCGGCGAGCCGAAGGGCTGGCACCCACTGGTGGCCTTCGGCAAGTTCGCCAACCGCCTGGAGCGCCGCTTCAATCCGGGCGGCCGTGGCTGGCGCAGCCATGGCGTGAGCGCCTGGGTGCTGGCGGTGCTGCCGTTGACGTTCGGCGCCTGGCTGCTCTCGGAGCTGCCTTACATTGGCTGGCTGGTGGGGGTGATCGCCCTCTACGCCGCGATCGGCCTGCGCAGCCTCAACGAACATGCCGAGCCCGTGGCCAACGCCCTGCAAATGGGTGACCTGCCGGAAGCACGCAAGCGCGTGGGTTACATGGTCAGCCGCGAAACCCGCGAGCTGGATGAATCCGCCGTGGCCCGCGCCGCCACCGAGTCGGTGCTGGAGAACGGCAGCGATGCGGTGTTCGCCGCGCTTTTCTGGTTCGCCGTGGCCGGAGCCCCGGGCGTGGTGCTCTATCGCCTGTCCAATACCCTCGACGCCATGTGGGGCTACCGCAATGAGCGTTTCGAGCGCTTCGGCTGGGCGGCGGCGCGCATCGACGACGTGCTCAACTACATCCCGGCCCGTCTGGTGGCGCTGACCTACGCGCTGCTCGGCAAGACCGCCCTGGCCCTGCGCTGCTGGCGCCAACAGGCCCCGCAGTGGGACAGCCCCAACGCCGGTCCGGTGATGGCCGCCGGCGCCGGCGCCCTGGGCGTGGCCCTGGGGGGGCCTGCCGTCTATCACGGCGAGCTGCATCAACGACCGGTGCTGGGCGAAGGGCCGGCGGCGCGGGCACAAGACATCGGCCGCGCCATGGACCTGGTACGCCAGGGCGTGATGCTCTGGTTGGCGGCGCTGTTCATCGGAGGCTGGTTCCTTGCTTGA
- the cobU gene encoding bifunctional adenosylcobinamide kinase/adenosylcobinamide-phosphate guanylyltransferase codes for MPELILGGARSGKSRLAEKLAAESGLKVVYIATSQPLDGEMTARVAHHRARRPAHWGLVEEPVELARVLREHAAADTCLLVDCLTLWLTNLLMLDDPARLDEEREALLGCIAALPGRVLLVSNETGLGVVPLGELTRRYVDEAGWLHQALAERSERVIFTVAGLPMILKGDPL; via the coding sequence ATGCCTGAACTCATCCTCGGCGGCGCCCGCTCCGGCAAGAGCCGGCTGGCAGAAAAGCTGGCGGCTGAAAGCGGCCTGAAGGTCGTCTATATCGCCACCAGCCAGCCGCTGGATGGCGAAATGACCGCGCGGGTGGCCCATCACCGCGCCCGCCGCCCGGCGCACTGGGGCCTGGTGGAGGAACCAGTGGAGCTCGCCCGCGTGCTGCGCGAGCACGCCGCCGCCGACACCTGCCTGCTGGTGGACTGCCTGACTCTCTGGCTGACCAACCTGCTGATGCTGGACGACCCGGCGCGGCTGGACGAAGAACGCGAGGCGCTGCTCGGCTGCATCGCCGCGCTGCCCGGCCGCGTGCTGCTGGTCAGCAATGAAACCGGCCTGGGCGTCGTGCCCCTGGGCGAGCTGACCCGTCGCTATGTCGACGAAGCCGGCTGGCTGCACCAGGCCCTGGCCGAACGCAGCGAACGAGTGATCTTCACCGTTGCCGGCCTGCCCATGATTCTCAAGGGAGACCCCCTATGA